A single region of the Podospora pseudopauciseta strain CBS 411.78 chromosome 1, whole genome shotgun sequence genome encodes:
- the VAS1 gene encoding valine--tRNA ligase (COG:J; EggNog:ENOG503NXM3), with the protein MATNSSRGNPIGARDGPKTSTGAEVPPIGEDTKQDLAETSTAEATGEHVPGQDPTVEAGTTEEGAAAAAAVPAEAAEEEGEQEETKSKKKH; encoded by the coding sequence ATGgcaaccaactcctcccgCGGCAACCCGATCGGCGCCCGCGACGGCCCCAAGACCTCCACCGGCGCAGAGGTGCCCCCGATCGGGGAGGACACGAAGCAAGACCTCGCCGAGacctccaccgccgaggCCACCGGCGAGCACGTCCCCGGTCAGGATCCCACTGTCGAGGCTGGAACGACAGAAGagggggctgctgctgctgctgctgttcctgCTGAAgctgcggaggaggagggtgagcaggaggagacgaagagcaagaagaagcattGA
- a CDS encoding hypothetical protein (COG:S; EggNog:ENOG503NZWK), with protein MEIDDSGDTGDGRRLSIEKKPIIITDAIIDDEDDEPSAFERLPDEIIQQILQETDPNGFASLALLNSKWRSVAQQAHLYAHHLSNCPSYAMSHSGPVKVDSEDDLPKLKRQFAKEVKRNLFEAYLRPNETVIKVISNSISSSSCPGGEGIQFSASPKGHHILAYNSSRIHVVDVRGAEIAVTREFKILRRPAATCINDQGTMLAVLLTEMQVDIYHLTQSPPKRTHSMILDHSPRAIALSPCGSVLAAAYEGGIEVSSLNQTAMATDRRAVKCDGVDALTFSFDGTQILGTTVHSSQPNTVILTAPYYDPGSHMESDDISALWTTSILFPNTSRDCSHAVLLQNGKYEEAAWTFTYDRSFETFRAVRIDDLRNGTTYFTGPVPNTESQTRLIPCTLPAASYYGELVSAGFQGKDIWLYGVPEDLDAVPDTTSAAAENNSGNGGLLRRNSGPSMRAASRVQENEARVPQWQILCDKLRNTFVGGYKIAELEGVSTVKFVADFADSCIKERLVITARGVTPNISVADEEGIDFVDGGRITLLDFDYSVTNGVIKEFTIDVGTREPEVLEEEHRDMETEVAIVRRRTVAQKRGSRAVSTVMRSATTAAPRPPPLPTQPSSSTQKEDEDDPLVPRRVGTVPPRRNGPPSTVDEGGETESMLEEQEALDAPYSQGDPRSGTTLRRAATAAANNRRLQPQQAAAGPVEYRRADGRAEHPHESDADNWVPPPPPYQKEDPGDLPAFLRHTAVLPAGAGVQTHNGKLQVDTADRQAARMSSASMFQPRRSQTVTTTTNNRHSSPNPPVPPVPPLPSLDIIPPVPALPAGIMGSPLPPPPRIMASHERNSSSGSLSVQNPVVRPGSSSSRFLDGDNIYDVSPPDSPALAPVRQHVSREPSGSPAENDPSPPVRASMLFVSPPTAGQGDFAGSGPSPFAGQAARVSPETGLPGASETNMASSSSVTNALVPPSHRPVVASEEPPAVRRLSVSRTWPTQPVPINTAAVSDGYPYSAPVPGNGTDGTMSRSFPPLPRPDQISNLGNGNHRFSGHFQLPPRVPVAVAGPHSAHPAMTMDEHLPQPQQPWRRTSYQRPVSQQQHYSFPLQGGGGGGSPPYHRSCHSRATIHEPQPRRPSDIVTSGPLVQQQPQEDMPLIISTPKGVQGAFDAPGSFSSTQQRAETPILAPVPRHPRPVTQSSILMPRQVPERLDTIFSLSDNGQQQQQQHHHQFLNHPPPVPGSSSGGGLSGFARRVPSLNRKPSRAERSAAKNIADAKKRGWSGMTVRSKSRRGRGKKKQEIDAMSTVAWTNVEGNNVTWQRGQGQGQGGKEKDKKCVVM; from the exons ATGGAGATCGACGACTCGGGGGACACGGGCGATGGCCGCCGGCTTTCGATAGAGAAGAAGCCCATCATTATTACCGACGCCATcatcgacgacgaggatgacgaaCCGTCCGCCTTTGAACGCCTACCCGACGAGATTATCCAACA AATTCTGCAGGAGACTGACCCGAATGGATTCGCGTCGCTGGCTCTGCTCAACTCGAAATGGAGAAGCGTAGCCCAGCAGGCGCATCTCTATGCCCATCACTTGTCGAACTGCCCCTCGTATGCCATGAGCCACAGTGGCCCAGTCAAGGTCGATAGCGAAGATGACCTGCCAAAACTCAAACGACAGTTTGCAAAAGAGGTGAAGCGCAACCTCTTCGAAGCGTACTTGCGCCCCAATGAGACCGTCATCAAGGTCATATCCAACTCCATCAGCTCATCGTCCTGTCCCGGAGGCGAGGGCATCCAATTCAGTGCCTCACCAAAAGGCCATCACATCTTGGCTTATAACTCTTCCAGAATACATGTTGTTGATGTCAGAGGCGCCGAGATTGCAGTAACAAGAGAATTCAAGATTCTGAGGCGGCCAGCGGCGACATGTATCAATGATCAGGGGACAATGCTCGCGGTGCTATTGACGGAAATGCAAGTGGACATCTACCACCTAACGCAGTCACCACCAAAGCGAACGCACTCCATGATTTTAGACCACAGCCCACGCGCCATCGCCTTGTCACCATGCGGGTCAGTACTAGCGGCCGCTTACGAAGGTGGAATCGAGGTCTCTTCGCTGAACCAGACCGCCATGGCCACCGACCGGAGAGCTGTCAAGTGTGATGGCGTCGATGCTTTGACCTTTTCGTTTGACGGAACTCAAATTCTTGGGACGACAGTTCACTCATCCCAACCGAATACCGTGATACTCACAGCACCTTACTACGACCCCGGAAGCCATATGGAGTCCGATGATATCAGCGCTTTGTGGACGACATCGATCTTGTTTCCCAACACCAGTCGGGATTGCAGTCACGCCGTTTTGTTACAGAATGGGAAATACGAGGAAGCAGCATGGACTTTTACCTACGACCGTAGCTTCGAGACCTTCCGAGCCGTGCGTATTGACGATCTGAGGAACGGTACAACCTATTTCACAGGGCCAGTTCCCAATACCGAATCGCAGACCAGGCTCATTCCATGTACACTTCCGGCTGCCTCTTATTATGGAGAGCTGGTTTCGGCAGGGTTTCAGGGGAAGGATATCTGGCTGTATGGTGTTCCTGAGGACCTTGACGCCGTGCCGGATACCACCAGTGCGGCTGCGGAGAACAACTCGGGCAATGGTGGGCTTCTACGACGAAATAGCGGTCCATCGATGCGGGCAGCTTCACGGGTTCAGGAGAATGAGGCTCGGGTGCCCCAATGGCAGATTCTATGCGACAAACTGCGCAACACGTTCGTGGGAGGATACAAGATTGCTGAGCTCGAAGGTGTAAGCACTGTCAAGTTCGTGGCCGATTTTGCAGACTCGTGCATAAAAGAGCGATTGGTAATCACTGCCCGTGGCGTCACGCCTAATATCTCTGTCGCGGACGAGGAGGGCATCGATTTTGTAGATGGCGGCCGGATCACTCTTCTCGACTTCGACTACAGCGTAACCAACGGGGTTATCAAGGAGTTTACCATCGACGTAGGAACGAGGGAGCCCGAAGTGCTGGAGGAAGAGCATCGTGATATGGAGACCGAAGTGGCCATCGTTCGTCGGAGGACTGTCGCTCAGAAAAGGGGCAGCAGGGCTGTGTCTACTGTCATGCGCAGCGCAACAACTGCTGCTCCTCGCCCACCACCGTTGCCTACccagccctcctcttcaacacaaaaggaagatgaggatgaccCCTTGGTTCCTCGTCGAGTAGGTACCGTCCCACCTCGCCGCAATGGTCCACCGTCGACAGTCGATGAAGGCGGAGAGACAGAATCTATGCTCGAAGAACAAGAGGCCCTCGATGCGCCCTATTCCCAAGGAGACCCGCGCTCAGGGACCACTCTTCGCCGTGCGGCTACCGCCGCTGCCAACAACCGCCGGTTGCAGCCACAACAAGCAGCCGCAGGACCGGTCGAATATCGCAGAGCTGATGGTCGAGCTGAGCATCCCCATGAGAGTGATGCGGACAACTGggttcctccaccaccaccgtacCAGAAAGAAGACCCCGGCGACCTCCCAGCTTTCCTTCGACACACGGCCGTTTTGCCTGCAGGTGCCGGTGTTCAGACCCATAACGGCAAGCTACAGGTCGACACAGCAGACAGGCAAGCTGCACGCATGTCGTCAGCCTCTATGTTCCAGCCCCGTCGCAGCCAGActgtcaccaccactaccaatAATCGTCATTCTTCGCCAAACCCGCCCGTTCCCCCTGTCCCACCACTTCCATCGCTCGATATAATCCCGCCGGTACCGGCTCTCCCGGCAGGCATTATGGGCTCACcactgccgccgcctcctcgaATCATGGCCTCTCACGAACGAAACAGCAGCTCGGGGTCGCTTTCGGTGCAAAATCCCGTTGTGCGGCCAGGTTCCAGCAGCTCACGCTTCCTAGATGGTGACAACATCTATGATGTTTCACCGCCAGACTCGCCTGCTCTGGCACCGGTAAGGCAACATGTATCCCGAGAACCTAGTGGCAGCCCGGCAGAGAACGATCCGTCGCCACCCGTTCGAGCCAGCATGTTGTTTGTGTCACCTCCCACGGCCGGTCAAGGGGACTTTGCCGGTTCCGGCCCCAGCCCCTTTGCCGGTCAAGCTGCCCGTGTTTCTCCAGAAACGGGCCTTCCAGGGGCTAGTGAGACGAATATggcgtcgtcctcgtcggtcACCAATGCGTTGGTGCCACCGAGTCACCGACCAGTAGTCGCGTCGGAGGAACCCCCAGCTGTGAGACGCTTGTCCGTCTCGAGGACCTGGCCAACGCAGCCAGTACCAATTAACACGGCTGCGGTATCCGACGGCTACCCGTACTCGGCTCCTGTTCCTGGCAACGGGACCGACGGTACTATGTCTCGGTCGTTCCCGCCTCTGCCCCGGCCCGATCAGATCTCGAATCTTGGGAACGGTAACCATCGGTTCTCTGGCCACTTTCAGCTGCCACCGCGTGTTCCCGTGGCGGTGGCAGGTCCACATTCTGCCCACCCTGCCATGACTATGGATGAGCATCTGCCGCAACCTCAGCagccgtggaggaggaccTCGTACCAACGACCTGTatcacagcagcaacattATTCTTTCCCCTTgcagggaggaggcggtggcggttCACCGCCGTATCATCGATCGTGTCACTCCCGCGCTACGATTCATGAGCCCCAGCCGAGGAGGCCGTCGGATATTGTTACCTCGGGGCCTTTggttcagcagcagcctcaggAGGACATGCCGCTTATTATTTCGACGCCAAAGGGGGTTCAGGGGGCATTTGATGCGCCTGGGTCGTTTTCGTCAACTCAACAAAGGGCGGAGACGCCGATTTTGGCGCCGGTGCCGAGGCATCCTAGGCCTGTCACGCAGTCGTCCATACTTATGCCACGGCAGGTGCCAGAGAGGTTGGATACTATTTTCAGTTTGTCAGATAAcgggcaacaacagcagcagcaacatcatcatcagttTTTGAATCATCCGCCCCCTGTGCCGGGGTCGTCgagtggtggggggttgagtgGGTTTGCGAGGAGGGTGCCGAGTCTGAATAGGAAGCCGAGTAGAGCAGAGAGGTCGGCGGCCAAGAACATTGCTGAtgcgaagaagagggggtggAGTGGGATGACGGTTAGGAGTAAGAgtagaagggggagggggaagaagaagcaagagATAGATGCGATGAGTACGGTTGCGTGGACGAATGTTGAAGGGAATAATGTTACTTGGCAGAGGGGGCAGggtcaagggcaaggggggaaggagaaggataaGAAGTGTGTGGTAatgtga
- the APN1 gene encoding DNA-(apurinic or apyrimidinic site) lyase (BUSCO:EOG09262XMN; COG:L; EggNog:ENOG503NTXB): MPRQSARQAAQAKPTAEAIGRVEEKVVATKVSKAKSAASVVESKVEVNKRATTKRKVDYNEDRKDESKSDVNDINDIKEEEDDEPSTKPAPKKRKTTTSSSKKTDDSMPLAARTPLNTLKLAMKIGAHVSAAGGVQNSITNASSIGANAFAIFLKPHRTWKYPPFSPETPSLFSSLLKTNTYTPDIILPHASYLINLAQPDKEKSTQAYSSFLDDLKRCDALGITLYNFHPGSTGGLPMSEACARIASHLNTAHKATKSVITVLENMCGSGNIIGSSFSDLATIISLVEDKSRVGVCVDTCHAFAAGYDIRSPEAYAKTMREFDEVVGLKYLKAFHLNDSKAPFSSHRDLHENIGQGFLGLRAFHNVVNDERLQNIPMVLETPIEVKGPDGKKTEDRKIWADEIKLLESLIGMDAESKEFKDLEVELQKKGAAERKRIQEQVDKKADKDAKKAAPKGKEGAAAAARKKKKTEEEACDSCGEESE; this comes from the coding sequence ATGCCCCGCCAATCAGCCAGACAAGCTGCCCAAGCCAAGCCAACCGCAGAAGCCATCGGCAGGGTCGAAGAGAAAGTCGTCGCAACCAAAGTCTCAAAGGCAAAGTCGGCCGCCTCCGTTGTCGAGTCCAAGGTGGAAGTAAACAAAAGAGCCACAACCAAGCGCAAAGTCGACTACAACGAAGACAGAAAAGATGAGAGCAAGTCTGATGTCAATGACATCAATGACAtcaaggaagaagaagacgacgaaccctccaccaagccagcccccaagaagcgcaaaacaaccacctcctcctccaaaaagaCAGACGACAGCATGCCTCTCGCCGCCcgcacccccctcaacaccctcaaacTAGCCATGAAGATTGGCGCCCACGTCTCCGCCGCCGGGGGGGTTCAaaactccatcaccaacgccTCCAGCATCGGCGCCAACGCcttcgccatcttcctcaaaCCTCACCGAACCTGGAAatacccccccttctccccagaaaccccctccctcttctcctccctcctaaAGACAAACACCTACACCCccgacatcatcctcccccacgcAAGTtacctcatcaacctcgcccaACCCGACAAGGAAAAATCCACCCAAGCCtactcctccttcctcgacgacctgAAGCGATGCGACGCCCTGGGCATAACCCTCTACAACTTCCACCCGGGATCGACCGGTGGCCTCCCCATGTCCGAAGCCTGCGCCCGGATAGCCTCCCACCTCAACACCGCCCACAAAGCCACCAAATCCGTCATCACCGTCCTAGAGAACATGTGCGGAAGCGGTAACATCATcggctcctccttctccgacCTCGCCACAATCATATCCCTCGTCGAAGACAAGTCCCGCGTCGGCGTCTGCGTCGATACATGCCACGCCTTTGCCGCCGGCTACGACATCCGTTCGCCGGAAGCCTACGCCAAAACAATGAGGGAATTCGACGAGGTCGTCGGGCTAAAGTACTTGAAAGCCTTCCATCTAAACGATAGCAAAGCCCCCTTTTCATCACACCGGGACCTTCACGAGAATATCGGACAGGGATTTCTCGGGTTGAGAGCGTTCCACAACGTGGTCAATGATGAGCGGTTACAGAACATCCCTATGGTGCTCGAGACACCTATTGAAGTCAAGGGACCGGACGGCAAAAAGACAGAAGACAGGAAGATCTGGGCGGATGAGATCAAGCTGCTCGAGTCGCTGATAGGGATGGATGCCGAGTCAAAGGAATTTAAAGATTTGGAGGTGGAGCTTCAAAAGAAGGGCGCGgcagagaggaagaggattcAGGAGCAGGTGGACAAGAAGGCTGACAAGGAtgccaagaaggcggcgccaaaagggaaagaaggggccgctgctgctgcgaggaaaaagaagaagaccgaggaggaggcgtgtGATTCTTGTGGTGAGGAGAGCGAATAG